GCGAGGACTTTACATTTATAAAGAGTGGCGTGAAGCATATTCACGACTTGAATTTTGACGGAATGCCGGATATCTTTCAGGTTCTTGAAGGCAAGGTAACAAACGGAGAAACTTCTGGCTGGCGAGTTTCCGGATACGATCACCAATCACGCATCTATTCCGGGTACCCGTTGGTTGTAGACGGATCGCCCGTGCTATTGCGGCTAAATTTTGACGAACGACGCTATCATATCTTGACCGAAGTACGCACGGACGAGTATGCACGCTTTTCTGTATCCCGTTTGCCCACCTTGGCTGATGGTACGCAAGAAGTGACTTACGAAGCTCCCGACAATGTTATCATCATAGGTGAGTCACGCCCGCAAGTCCACGACCGCGAAGATTTTGCCTATGTCTGGCCGAATCCCTCGAGCGGCATTGCGAACATTCGCTTGACCTTGCCTTACGCTGCTGAGGCCGACGTAAACATCTTTGACTTGGCAGGAAGACGAATCGCACAGCTCACTGGCCGTTCAAATGCCGCAGGGCCCTTCGAAATTCAGTGGAATACTCATTCAGTGCAAAGCGGCGTCTATATCGGCCGAGTCGAGGCACGCGGCGGAGGTCAAACCTCCAAGGCCGAACTTAAGATTGCGGTGGTGCGGTGATGCTAAGAACACTCCTGCTCCTGCTTTCACTGTCGGCCGTATCTTTCGCCCAGCTTGTTGAGTTTAATCGTCCCAATCTGAAATGGGAAACCTTTGAAACCGAAAACTTCGTCATCTTATATACCGAAGGTCTCGATGAAGTCGCCTATCTCGCCGCGGACATCGCCGAAGAAGTCCATGACCCGCTGTGCGAAATCTACGATTACTATCCCGATACGAAAGTCTCATTGATCTTTTCCGACGAAGACGATATCGCAAACGCGGGATCGTATTTCCAGTCGAACAAAATAAAGTTCTACGCGACGTCAATGGCTTGGGATTTCCGCGGCACGCACAACTGGCTGCGTAATGTCATCACGCACGAATATACCCACATGATCCAATTGGGATCGGCGCGTAAATGGCGGCGCAATATCCCCGCGTTTTACGTGCAAGCGCTTGGTTACGAACCGGAACGCCGCCCTGATGTCCTTTATGGCTATCCGAATGCTTTGATAAGTTGGCCGCTCCCGTCGGTGACGATTCCCGCGTGGTTCGCGGAAGGTACGGCTCAGTATCAGTTTAACGGAAGCGGCTACGATTTTTGGGACAGTCATCGCGACATGCTCTTGCGGCAAGCGACCTTATCAAATCGATTGCTGACTTTCGAGGACATGGGATTTTTCGGCAAAACAAGTCTCGAATCCGAAGGCGTCTACAATCAAGGCTATGCGTTGACGAAATACATAGCGGACCACACCGGCGGTGCCGAAACTCTTGGCAAAATTTCACGCAAGATGTCGAGTCCGCTTCCAGTGACTCTCAACGACGCCATCGGCTCCGTAACAGGTAAGCCGGGCATTGAATGGTACAGGGAGTGGAAGTCTGAATTGGAACTCAAGTATGGAGCGGTGAAAGCCAATCTCGATCCGTATTTTTCGAAAGCGGATACGCTCGAGAAAAAAGGATTCGTCGGTGCCTACCCGAGATTCTCGCATGACGGCTCTAAGTTGCTTTTCATATCAAACTCCGGCCGTGACTATTTTGGCCAATCCTCGCTCTACGAGTATGATGTCGCCAAAGACTCAATAGTTCTTCTTGCACCCGGTGTCCAAGGGACGGCCACTTGGCTTCCTGATGACCGTGGTGTGATTTTCGTGCGTCGCTCGACTGCCAACAAGGAAGGCGCGTTGATGCACGACCTGTACTACTACGATTTCGCGAAGAAAAGGGAATGGCGGCTTAGCGCAGGATTGCGCGCCGAATCCGCCGACGTCAGCCCCGACGGTAAACTCTTGCTCTTTACGATCAACAAGGCCGGCCAAAGAGAAATTGCGATTGCGCCGATACCTGATCTAAGCCGCAAACCAAAACGACTCCTGACCGAAGATGACGTGATCTTACGTTTCCCGTCACTACCTCATGAGCAATACTACATCCCCCGCTGGTCGCCGGACGGAAAACAGATAGCCGTCGCGCACCACCTTCGCGAGGGCCGCAGCATTCGGGTCTACGATTTCGACTCGGCGCAAAACACGTTGACACTTGCTCACGAGTACGAAGGTAAGGGAGCGGAGCTGCGTGACCCATCATGGAGCGCGGACGGAAAGAGTCTGTATGTTTCCTACGACGAATCAGGAATCGCAAATATTTACCGTCTCGACTTGGAAAGCGAAAATCTCGAACGGTTAACAGTCGTGTTGGGTGGCGCGCTCTACCCGGACATGAATCAGAACAAGCTCGCTTACTCCGAATTCTGTCAAGACGGATTTCGAATTTGCGTGCTGGATTCCGTGATTCCGGTCAGAGTGCCTCGCAGTTCTTTGGATGAACTTGGACTCGATTACCTTGAACGTGTTCCTCATAAGGACGTCGCACTTCGCGGCACTCCGCGTGAAGCGGCTCCCTACACGCCGCGATTCGAAAGTCTTTACTGGTTTCCGCGCATAGCATTCGATTATAACACATTCAAGCCGGGAACCTATCTAGTCTTGAATGACGTCTTGGATAAAATGACATTCATTGGCGGCGCAGCAGTAAACCAAAAACGCGAATATGATCTCTATGGACTCGTCGAATACAAACAGTTTTATCCGACGATTTTCGCCGAGTATTTCAACATTCAGAGGCGATTGACTTCTTATTTTGCCGACTCCAGCCGCATCGTCGGCGAAGACGATCTGGGCGGAGTGCTGACGCCTGTTTACGATCAGTACCGTATTCGCTATCGCTACAACTTGAACGAGATAAGCGTTGGGCTGGGAATCCCGATTGTTGGTGCGTCAAATATCAAAACGCGCGCAACCTACGACCAATATGTCGCGCACAACAGATTCGACGACGAAACCAGCGTGAGCCTTTCTTACTTCAGAGGCTGGTCGTGGAAGACAGGCTATTACACAGACGCCAGAAAGCCCGGATTGTTGACGGAGATAAGTCCCTCGAGCGGTTATCGCGGCTATTTTGAGTACACCCGCGCCAATCATGATTTCATCAAGGATATCGAGATCGGCGGTGACGCGGTTGGTTTGAAGGAAATCTATGATCCGAACAACTACAATTTGTTTGATCTTGGGTTCGAAAAGTACTTACGTTCGCCAATCAAGGATCATTCGGCGGAACTGCGGTTTCACGGTGGCTTGATCACCGAAGCCGTTGATCCGTTCTTCTATCAATACGCGGGCGGCTTGCCGGGAATGCGCGGCTACTCATTCTACAGCTTGGGCGGCACTCGCACGGCGGTTGGAACTTTGACCTACCGATTCCCACTTGTCAAACGCGCCGCGCTCGGACTTTGGCCGTTTTCTGTCAATAGACTCTATGCCAATGTGTTTGCTGATGTGGGCGACGCGTGGGTTGGTGACTACAAGGATCGCGATGTCAAGAAAGATGTCGGCGCGGGACTGCGCATGCAATTGCATTCGTTCTATTCCTACCCGACAGCCATTTCTTTTGACGTAGCCTACGGCTTGGATAAGTTTGACGTCGTCGAGGACGACGTTACCACAACATACGGTAAGGAACTTCGCTACTACCTGACCGTATTGTTTGATTTCTATACTCCGATCATTCCGCCTGCTCGTCATCCGTCGAGCTGTGGATGTTCGCATTGTTCTCACAATTAATAACATTCAACATATTTGGAGATTGCCATGCGCTCTTCGAAACTGAATCGAATTCTAATCCTGCTGATTTGTCTCGGTCTTGTACCGGCATTCGCATCGGCCGAAGGTCTCTCGCTTTCGCCTCATCGCGCGCAATTTTCCGCGCCGAGCTTTGATCAGGCATCTGCCGACGAAACAACGACGTCTCCTCAGCTTACCGGAAAGAAGAACATCGGACGCGCTGCGATGTTCAGCTTGGTTATTCCCGGAACGGGACAATTGTATACCGGTTCTTGGCTGCGCGCGATTCCGTGGTTCGCAGTTGAAGTCGCCGGCTGGGCTTTGTTTTCGCAGTACAATTCGCAGGGCAACGATAAGACCACCGAGTTCGAACACTATGCGGGCCCGTGGCAAAACAATGATCCGAATGCCGGAAATTTTAACATGGATGCTTACTTAATGCGCGAGTATCAAGTGGCCGTTAATGACGCATGGTCGCCGGACCCGTACACCGGTGAATACGGCGACTGGCGTGACTTGAAGTGGACGGACAGAAATCCTCACCTTCCCGCGCCTTATACCCACGACATTCTGACGGGTGACCGTCAACAATATTACGAAATGATTGGCAAGTACTACGATCAATTCGGCTACGGATGGAATGATACTTATGAAGCCGGAGCAGTCGTTCCAGGCGGCGGCGAGTTTATTTGGGGACCGAGCGGCGATGAGATTGCGACTTGGTTCTTTGACGGCTCAAGTTCCATGTTTTTCACGTACCGCGACATGCGCGGCGATGCTAACAAGCTGCTTGAAAAGGGCAATACGATGATGGAGCTTGTTCTCGTCAACCACGTTTTGTCCGCCCTCGATGCTGCATTTGCGGCCCGCCGCGTGAACCGCAAGGCTGAGTCGGCCGCACTCGGCTCTATGGACCTGCGTTACGACATTCGTCACACGATTGAAGGTGATGACGTGCGCTCACTGACTCTCAGCGTTCCGCTTCCGGGACTTAAATAGAAAATGATCTTGCAAAAACGGTCGATTCTCCTTCTTGCGTTCGCCGCGCTCTTCCTTCTTCCTCCGGTTTCATATTCTGCGGAGAAGAAAGGGCAAGCTGCGTTCCTTAAGTCGCTTGTTATTCCTGGCTGGGGACAATACGAGAACGGCCGACCGACTCATGCGCTGGCATTCTTTAGTGCTGATCTTTTGTTTCTCGGCGCCGCCTTATCGCTGAATCACAACGGCCGACAATTGCGGGACAGTTATGAAGCCTTTGCCGCAACACATGCCGGTGTAATAGGGTCACACGGAAAAGACTTCTACGTCGACGTGGCCAATTGGATGAATGTGTACGACTTCAACGATCAAAGAATGTCTGAACGAAATTTCGGTGCGCTGTACGACACGTACTCCGAGTACTGGTCATGGGACAGCGACGCCGATCGAGCCCGCATGGACCAAATGCGGGTAGATTCCGACCGTTCATATAATCGAGTCGTTTTCGCGGTTGCCCTGATGGGTGTCAACCATATCGTGAGCGCGTTTCATGCCGCAAGGCTGCAAACTCAAATGTCGGGAAAACTCGGCGAGAATTCAGGATGGAACGTAACCCCTCAAAGAGTGCGCGGAGGCGGAAAGGTCAACTTCTCTCTCTGGTGGTAGCTGCCTGAAGTGAATGACCGCGTTTTGATTTCCGGCGCATCCGGTCTGCTTGGTTCTACTCTTGGAATCAAGCTTTCTGCTTCTGGATATGACGTGTTAGGGATTCGGCACAGTCACCCGCGTAATCTGCCATTTCCAGAAGTTATCCTTGATCTAACGGACAACCACGTTCTCTCGGGCGTTTTCCGCGATTTCAAACCGACCACGGTCGTTCATTGTGCGGCACTCTCCAAAGTACTCGAATGCCAAAAGAATCCCGAAACCGCTCATACTCTGAATGTGGCCGTCACCCGCAAGTTTACTGAGCTTGCAGATGATATCAAGAGTTATCTGATCTTCATCTCGACAGATCAGGTGTTCGACGGAAAATCTGGCAGATTTTCGGAAACCGATATTCCTGCACCGACGCATGTGTACGGCCAAACAAAACTCGAGGCCGAGAATATCGTTGCCGGATCGTCATCGGACAACCTGATTCTGCGCAGCAACAATATTGTTGGCAATGGAGCAGGGTGGGGGGCGGGCTTCACTGAAGGACTGCTCCAGAAATTCCTTGCCAAGGAGTCCGTGAGTTTATTTACGGATCAATTCCGCAGTCCAATTTGTGTCGACATCATGACGAATGTCATTTCTGGCTGCATCCGAAAAAGAATTGGCGGAATTCTTCATGGAGGCGGACCGGAAAGACTTAGCCGCTATGATACGGGAACCAAACTCCTCTCGGCGTATGGTCTCTCACCCGAACTATTGCAGTCGTCGAGCTTCAAGTCCCACCCTCAAGCGGAGTTCTTGCACGAAGACGGGTCCTTTGATACCACAAAACTAAAATCCCTTTTCCCCGAATACGCGAACGAGACGATTTACGAAGGTTTTCGCCGGGATGCTGCGGCTCGAACAATATGAACACTTCAAACGCTGAACTTCACAGGCTCCCGACGGGTTCTCAAATACCTGCTGTGATGAACGAGCTGGCAGTTCAGCGCGGTTGGAAGTCCGCAGTGTGTTCGGCCATTGGCGGAGTCTCAGATGTTCGGCTTGCATACTATGATCTCGAAAAGAAGGAGTACTTGCCTTTCGAGATTGAAGGCATCGTCGAGCTGGTGAGTCTCTCCGGCAATCTTACTGGTCAGACTGGCGATCCGTTTTGGCACCTGCACGCGGTAGTCGCTGACCGTGGCGGCAAAACTTACGGCGGTCACCTTATGGAATGCAAAGTTGCACTGACTGTGGAGTTGGCCGTTTGGCCAATGAATGAATTACGCACAAGAACATTTGACGAAAGCCTTGGCTTGCGCCTGCTTTCCGACCGAACGTTGACCAATGACTGAATCCCTGCTTCGCCGCTACTTCATCGCTGTTGCCGGTAACATCGGTGCGGGCAAGACAACTCTTGCAACTCGCTTGGCCTCCCAGCTCGGTTGGAAATGTTACCTCGAGCCCGTAATTGACAATCCGTACTTGCCTGATTTCTACGCGGACATGTCTCGTTGGTCATTCCATTTGCAAGTGTATTTTTTGAGCAAACGTTTCCAAAACCAAATTGACATCGAGCAGGACGAATCTTCGTGCGTTCAGGACAGAACGATCTACGAGGACGCCCGCATCTTCGCGCAAACACTGCGCAAACGCGGATTCATGTCCGATCGCGACTGGGAAAATTATCAAGCATTGTTCGCTTCGATGGCCGGTCAATTGAAACGTCCCGACTTGGTAATATATCTCAAGAGTGACGTGGAGAGCCTTGTCAAACGAATAGCCCAGCGCGGCCGTGAGTTTGAGAAGTCTATTGATACGGACTACTTGGGCGACCTGAATCAAGCGTATGATCAATGGTGTGCAGGGCGGGAAGACAAACTCCTGGTCGCAACCATCGACACAACCTCCGGCGCTGACGAAGAAGAAGTGTTTAGCGAAGCGCTGCGCCTGCTGAAAACAAAGCTGCAAATCGAACTACCTTTCAAGCATGTCTAATCCGTCGTTTTTGTCCGAAGATCGAGCACCCGTCC
This region of Calditrichota bacterium genomic DNA includes:
- a CDS encoding SDR family oxidoreductase, encoding MNDRVLISGASGLLGSTLGIKLSASGYDVLGIRHSHPRNLPFPEVILDLTDNHVLSGVFRDFKPTTVVHCAALSKVLECQKNPETAHTLNVAVTRKFTELADDIKSYLIFISTDQVFDGKSGRFSETDIPAPTHVYGQTKLEAENIVAGSSSDNLILRSNNIVGNGAGWGAGFTEGLLQKFLAKESVSLFTDQFRSPICVDIMTNVISGCIRKRIGGILHGGGPERLSRYDTGTKLLSAYGLSPELLQSSSFKSHPQAEFLHEDGSFDTTKLKSLFPEYANETIYEGFRRDAAARTI
- a CDS encoding DNA-binding protein encodes the protein MNTSNAELHRLPTGSQIPAVMNELAVQRGWKSAVCSAIGGVSDVRLAYYDLEKKEYLPFEIEGIVELVSLSGNLTGQTGDPFWHLHAVVADRGGKTYGGHLMECKVALTVELAVWPMNELRTRTFDESLGLRLLSDRTLTND
- a CDS encoding deoxynucleoside kinase; translated protein: MTESLLRRYFIAVAGNIGAGKTTLATRLASQLGWKCYLEPVIDNPYLPDFYADMSRWSFHLQVYFLSKRFQNQIDIEQDESSCVQDRTIYEDARIFAQTLRKRGFMSDRDWENYQALFASMAGQLKRPDLVIYLKSDVESLVKRIAQRGREFEKSIDTDYLGDLNQAYDQWCAGREDKLLVATIDTTSGADEEEVFSEALRLLKTKLQIELPFKHV
- a CDS encoding PD40 domain-containing protein; this encodes MLRTLLLLLSLSAVSFAQLVEFNRPNLKWETFETENFVILYTEGLDEVAYLAADIAEEVHDPLCEIYDYYPDTKVSLIFSDEDDIANAGSYFQSNKIKFYATSMAWDFRGTHNWLRNVITHEYTHMIQLGSARKWRRNIPAFYVQALGYEPERRPDVLYGYPNALISWPLPSVTIPAWFAEGTAQYQFNGSGYDFWDSHRDMLLRQATLSNRLLTFEDMGFFGKTSLESEGVYNQGYALTKYIADHTGGAETLGKISRKMSSPLPVTLNDAIGSVTGKPGIEWYREWKSELELKYGAVKANLDPYFSKADTLEKKGFVGAYPRFSHDGSKLLFISNSGRDYFGQSSLYEYDVAKDSIVLLAPGVQGTATWLPDDRGVIFVRRSTANKEGALMHDLYYYDFAKKREWRLSAGLRAESADVSPDGKLLLFTINKAGQREIAIAPIPDLSRKPKRLLTEDDVILRFPSLPHEQYYIPRWSPDGKQIAVAHHLREGRSIRVYDFDSAQNTLTLAHEYEGKGAELRDPSWSADGKSLYVSYDESGIANIYRLDLESENLERLTVVLGGALYPDMNQNKLAYSEFCQDGFRICVLDSVIPVRVPRSSLDELGLDYLERVPHKDVALRGTPREAAPYTPRFESLYWFPRIAFDYNTFKPGTYLVLNDVLDKMTFIGGAAVNQKREYDLYGLVEYKQFYPTIFAEYFNIQRRLTSYFADSSRIVGEDDLGGVLTPVYDQYRIRYRYNLNEISVGLGIPIVGASNIKTRATYDQYVAHNRFDDETSVSLSYFRGWSWKTGYYTDARKPGLLTEISPSSGYRGYFEYTRANHDFIKDIEIGGDAVGLKEIYDPNNYNLFDLGFEKYLRSPIKDHSAELRFHGGLITEAVDPFFYQYAGGLPGMRGYSFYSLGGTRTAVGTLTYRFPLVKRAALGLWPFSVNRLYANVFADVGDAWVGDYKDRDVKKDVGAGLRMQLHSFYSYPTAISFDVAYGLDKFDVVEDDVTTTYGKELRYYLTVLFDFYTPIIPPARHPSSCGCSHCSHN